A stretch of the Candidatus Jettenia sp. AMX2 genome encodes the following:
- a CDS encoding molybdopterin-dependent oxidoreductase: protein MAYEKNNKPPDLLYGAPLRLRVENQLGYKMIKWIKSIEFVVSEKCIGKGHGGKNEDDEYFDREPHI from the coding sequence TTGGCATACGAAAAGAATAATAAACCACCTGACCTATTGTATGGAGCGCCATTACGGCTGCGTGTTGAAAATCAACTAGGCTATAAAATGATCAAGTGGATCAAATCTATTGAGTTTGTTGTGAGTGAGAAATGTATTGGCAAAGGACATGGCGGCAAGAATGAGGATGATGAGTATTTCGACAGAGAACCTCATATCTGA
- a CDS encoding aldehyde dehydrogenase family protein encodes MGIIEGKNYIGGMFVDGASGERFESRNPANFEEVLGTFPLSSGEDVNNAVSSAKVAYDCWRRLSRIRRGEYLDEFIRLVKKDHEEIARLMAKECGKGIIECRADVTEGIHMAQYVFGTVRMPFGDIVASEIPEKDSFMRRKPKGVVAAIPAWNFPFAVPLWLICPSVVEGNTVVLKPSRETACMGNMIAEYAQKAGFPKGVINVVQGACGDALVRHTDTHVVLFVGSNAVGSEIKKIVAGFDNKMAACEMGGKNALIVLDDANLELAVNAAVISAFKTSGQRCTSASRLIVHEKVFNEFEKMFVEITKRIKIGDPLDESVFMGPVINQAATEKIAGYNDLAKKEGAEVLLDGGRLSDSTYKKGYFMSPFVYRMKHSRESRVLQEEVFGPHVAIIPVKDSDEAVEVYNDTEYGLACAVITEDYRKARKIREECEYGLGYVNLPTIGAEVHLPFGGVKKSGTGLPSGSALMDVVTHRTAWTVNHAAEIIMAQGLTIKF; translated from the coding sequence ATGGGGATTATAGAAGGAAAGAATTATATTGGAGGGATGTTTGTTGACGGCGCTTCCGGTGAGAGGTTTGAGAGCCGGAATCCCGCTAATTTTGAGGAGGTATTGGGAACGTTTCCCCTTTCTTCCGGGGAAGATGTAAATAATGCCGTCAGTTCTGCCAAAGTAGCTTATGACTGCTGGAGGCGCTTATCACGTATCAGACGCGGTGAATACCTTGACGAGTTTATCCGGTTAGTCAAGAAAGACCATGAAGAAATAGCCCGTTTGATGGCGAAGGAATGCGGGAAAGGGATTATAGAGTGTCGTGCAGATGTAACAGAAGGTATCCATATGGCACAATATGTATTTGGTACGGTACGTATGCCTTTTGGTGATATAGTTGCTTCTGAAATTCCCGAGAAGGATTCCTTTATGCGCAGAAAACCCAAAGGGGTTGTAGCGGCAATCCCTGCATGGAATTTCCCTTTTGCCGTCCCCCTCTGGTTAATCTGCCCGTCGGTGGTGGAAGGAAATACCGTTGTTCTTAAACCCTCCAGAGAAACTGCCTGCATGGGTAATATGATTGCAGAATATGCTCAGAAAGCCGGTTTTCCCAAAGGCGTTATTAATGTAGTGCAGGGAGCATGCGGGGATGCATTGGTAAGGCATACAGATACCCATGTGGTACTGTTCGTCGGCTCTAATGCCGTTGGATCGGAAATAAAGAAGATTGTTGCCGGTTTTGACAATAAAATGGCGGCTTGCGAGATGGGAGGAAAAAACGCCCTTATCGTTCTTGATGATGCCAATCTGGAACTTGCTGTTAATGCCGCTGTTATCAGCGCCTTTAAAACATCGGGACAGCGATGTACCTCTGCAAGCCGTTTGATTGTGCATGAGAAAGTTTTCAACGAATTTGAAAAAATGTTCGTTGAAATAACAAAGAGAATAAAGATCGGCGATCCTCTGGATGAATCGGTATTTATGGGCCCTGTAATCAATCAGGCAGCAACAGAGAAGATTGCAGGTTATAATGATCTTGCCAAGAAAGAAGGCGCAGAGGTATTGCTGGATGGCGGGAGGCTTTCTGATAGTACTTATAAAAAAGGTTATTTTATGTCTCCCTTTGTATACCGTATGAAGCACAGCCGGGAAAGCCGTGTACTACAGGAGGAGGTTTTCGGGCCGCACGTTGCCATTATTCCCGTGAAAGATAGTGATGAGGCCGTAGAGGTTTATAACGATACAGAATATGGCCTTGCATGTGCCGTGATTACTGAGGATTACCGGAAGGCAAGAAAGATACGGGAAGAGTGTGAGTATGGTCTTGGCTATGTAAATTTGCCTACCATTGGCGCCGAGGTGCATCTTCCCTTCGGCGGTGTGAAAAAAAGCGGAACAGGGTTGCCATCAGGCAGTGCATTAATGGACGTGGTAACGCACCGTACCGCCTGGACGGTCAATCATGCTGCAGAAATCATAATGGCTCAGGGATTAACGATAAAGTTTTGA
- a CDS encoding nitroreductase family protein, producing MDVREAIRKRRSIRKFKPDPVSDELLVQLLESARLAPSGSNTQPWRFIVVKDAETRLKLQSASYNQRHVGQAPVVIVCCADIKAFSEFPERIDELIAVGALPAKTREVFVPSLKRGEMNADIKWHLLITATGNTDIAIEHMVLQAVELGLGTCWVRWFDDNKIKEALGIPENIEAIAILPVGYPAEDPPPRPRFPLDEIVYHEKWGKA from the coding sequence ATGGATGTAAGAGAGGCAATTCGTAAACGGCGTAGTATCAGAAAATTTAAGCCTGATCCGGTGTCAGATGAGTTACTTGTACAGCTCCTGGAGAGTGCACGGCTTGCCCCATCGGGTTCTAATACGCAACCATGGAGGTTTATTGTGGTAAAAGATGCAGAAACAAGGCTGAAATTGCAATCAGCTTCATATAATCAGCGTCATGTCGGGCAAGCTCCGGTGGTCATCGTCTGTTGTGCTGACATTAAGGCATTTAGTGAATTCCCTGAACGGATAGATGAACTTATTGCTGTTGGCGCCCTGCCTGCAAAAACACGTGAGGTCTTTGTCCCTTCACTGAAAAGAGGAGAAATGAACGCTGATATTAAATGGCATCTCCTCATTACTGCTACGGGCAATACAGATATTGCCATTGAACATATGGTTCTCCAGGCTGTAGAATTAGGATTAGGAACATGCTGGGTAAGGTGGTTTGATGATAACAAAATAAAAGAGGCTCTTGGTATTCCTGAAAACATAGAGGCCATTGCGATCCTTCCCGTCGGTTACCCTGCGGAAGATCCTCCACCGCGGCCCAGATTCCCTCTTGATGAAATTGTTTATCATGAAAAGTG
- a CDS encoding TIGR01212 family radical SAM protein (This family includes YhcC from E. coli K-12, an uncharacterized radical SAM protein.): MRNFSVSLQQRPYLLKYRFFPFSEYIKEQFPYKIHKIPLHAGFTCPNRDGRAGMGGCTFCVNESFSPNVRNRHLSIKEQIEAGKVFSKRKYGAEKFIAYFQSFTNTYSAVDTLRACYEEALADKDVIGISIGTRPDCVSDEILALIDSYTEKYHVWIEYGLQSIHDATLKRINRGHNYQIFSDAIHRTKRTCIRICVHVILGLPGETKNDIMETADAIAGLGIQGIKLHHLYVAKNTVLAQEYFEGRVQTMDMNSYIHLAADFLERIPSDVTVQRLVGDTHGDFLISPVWNASKAELISAITREFERRGTYQGYLCSGSVSVQNDHTILSSVQDRQRLGLENSKLHTINT, translated from the coding sequence ATGAGGAATTTTTCAGTATCACTTCAGCAAAGGCCCTATCTGCTTAAATACCGGTTTTTCCCTTTTAGCGAATATATAAAAGAGCAGTTTCCCTATAAGATACACAAAATACCACTCCATGCCGGCTTTACTTGTCCTAACCGAGACGGACGTGCCGGCATGGGGGGATGTACTTTCTGTGTGAATGAAAGCTTTAGCCCGAATGTTAGAAACCGGCATCTTTCGATCAAAGAGCAGATTGAGGCCGGCAAGGTATTCAGTAAAAGGAAATACGGCGCTGAAAAGTTTATTGCCTATTTTCAGTCGTTTACCAATACCTATTCAGCGGTTGATACACTCCGCGCCTGTTATGAAGAGGCATTAGCAGATAAAGATGTGATAGGGATTTCCATAGGTACAAGGCCGGATTGTGTATCCGATGAAATCCTGGCCCTTATCGACAGCTATACAGAAAAATATCATGTATGGATAGAATACGGACTTCAGTCTATACATGATGCTACCCTGAAACGCATAAACAGGGGTCATAATTATCAGATATTTTCAGATGCGATACATCGTACAAAAAGAACTTGCATCCGCATATGTGTTCATGTTATTCTAGGTTTACCCGGTGAAACCAAAAACGACATAATGGAAACGGCCGATGCTATCGCAGGATTAGGAATACAGGGCATCAAGCTTCACCACTTGTATGTGGCAAAAAATACCGTACTGGCTCAGGAATATTTTGAGGGCAGGGTACAAACGATGGATATGAACTCCTACATTCATCTTGCTGCTGATTTTTTGGAACGCATTCCATCGGATGTTACCGTGCAAAGACTTGTGGGGGATACGCATGGCGATTTTCTTATTTCGCCCGTGTGGAATGCCAGCAAGGCGGAGCTGATATCCGCTATAACCCGTGAATTTGAACGCAGGGGCACTTATCAGGGCTACCTGTGCAGCGGGTCAGTATCTGTTCAAAACGATCATACAATCTTATCCTCTGTTCAGGACAGACAGAGGTTGGGTTTGGAAAATTCAAAACTACACACCATAAACACCTGA
- the rnr gene encoding ribonuclease R — protein sequence MIDPSTILHFIRSKKYSPMTVAELAEHFEISDKEYQSFSNLLYQLEFSGDIVRIKQKQYADPKKVHLMVGTLDCNPRGFGFVIPAKKDVGKDIYIDEEDMGSAMHGDLVVVRIPPTIQIPRKKLERKKSASGQIVNVLKRVNETVVGTFEKSKRLLFVAPDNPRLFKDIYIAEKTSKGAKPGDKVVVRIIEWPSRHLNPEGEVIEILGKEGDPRVDLRSIVYQFKLPHVFSEESLDETQKIPQRVSQEEIKDRLDLRNEPAVTIDPDDAKDFDDAISLEKTRHGGWLLGIHIADVSYYVKPDTSIDNEARLRGTSVYLPGEVIPMLPEALSNAICSLREGEDRLTKSVFVTLDQKGRVKKTEIKHSVIRVARRLTYKQASAILSNEITLSLPENIRNMLHDMGHVAELLFKNRLERGAIELDLPEISLKLDKDGFVVDAEKVERDISHKLVEEFMLLANETVSTFMFEKKMPLLSRVHPEPDEEDMLEFATFVRGLENTKIDPFKSKQLQKLLNKVRGKPEAYTINLVLLKSMKQATYEAGEGRHFALAFDHYTHFTSPIRRYPDLIVHRILDQYFSGELSSPALQDLWKSTLPEWAKHCSVTERRADDAENEINKLKLLRFFQDRVGDIFDGVITGILEFGFFVQLDKYLLEGLVHIRTLSDDIYRIDKKNMALVGIRSKKMYRIGDTLRVKIYKIDFLKREIDFIHYDSRK from the coding sequence ATGATCGACCCTTCCACAATTCTCCATTTTATCCGTAGTAAAAAATACAGTCCCATGACGGTCGCAGAGCTGGCAGAGCATTTTGAAATTTCCGATAAGGAATATCAATCGTTTTCCAATCTCTTATATCAACTGGAATTCTCCGGCGATATTGTAAGGATCAAACAGAAACAGTATGCGGACCCCAAAAAGGTGCATCTGATGGTAGGTACGTTAGACTGTAATCCGCGCGGGTTTGGTTTTGTAATCCCTGCAAAAAAAGACGTGGGCAAGGATATCTATATCGATGAGGAAGACATGGGATCGGCTATGCATGGAGATCTTGTGGTGGTGCGGATACCACCTACGATTCAAATTCCCCGGAAAAAGCTTGAAAGGAAGAAAAGTGCATCCGGACAGATTGTTAATGTATTAAAAAGGGTAAACGAAACGGTCGTTGGCACTTTCGAAAAATCGAAACGACTCCTGTTTGTTGCACCGGATAATCCGCGGCTGTTTAAGGACATCTATATTGCAGAAAAGACTTCCAAGGGCGCCAAACCGGGAGACAAAGTAGTCGTCAGGATTATAGAATGGCCGTCAAGGCATCTTAATCCCGAGGGAGAGGTTATTGAAATACTGGGAAAGGAAGGAGATCCCAGAGTCGATCTCCGTTCAATTGTTTATCAATTTAAATTACCACATGTTTTTAGTGAAGAATCACTCGATGAAACGCAAAAAATTCCCCAGCGTGTTTCACAGGAAGAAATCAAAGACAGGCTTGACTTGCGTAATGAGCCGGCGGTTACCATTGATCCGGACGATGCCAAGGATTTCGATGATGCCATATCTCTCGAAAAGACCAGGCACGGTGGCTGGCTGCTCGGTATCCACATTGCCGACGTTTCTTACTATGTAAAACCGGACACCTCTATTGATAACGAAGCCCGCCTCCGTGGCACAAGCGTCTATTTGCCGGGAGAAGTAATTCCTATGCTTCCCGAGGCGTTATCCAATGCAATCTGCAGCCTGAGGGAAGGAGAAGACAGGCTCACCAAGAGTGTTTTCGTCACGCTTGATCAGAAGGGGCGTGTCAAAAAAACAGAAATCAAACATTCTGTTATCAGGGTAGCCAGGCGTTTAACCTACAAACAGGCGAGTGCCATTCTTAGCAACGAAATCACCCTGTCTCTGCCTGAAAACATCCGGAACATGCTGCATGATATGGGACATGTTGCTGAACTTCTTTTTAAAAACAGATTGGAACGGGGGGCAATAGAACTAGACCTGCCTGAAATCTCCCTGAAATTGGACAAAGATGGTTTTGTTGTAGATGCAGAAAAGGTGGAAAGGGATATCTCCCATAAATTGGTAGAAGAATTCATGCTTCTGGCAAATGAAACTGTATCAACGTTTATGTTTGAAAAGAAAATGCCATTATTATCCCGTGTTCATCCGGAGCCCGATGAGGAGGATATGCTGGAATTTGCAACCTTTGTCCGCGGGCTGGAAAATACAAAGATAGACCCCTTTAAGAGTAAGCAATTGCAAAAATTATTAAACAAGGTACGCGGCAAACCGGAGGCATATACAATAAATCTGGTACTTTTAAAATCAATGAAACAGGCAACGTATGAGGCGGGCGAGGGAAGACATTTTGCGCTTGCGTTCGATCACTATACCCATTTTACTTCACCGATCCGCCGCTACCCGGACCTTATTGTCCACAGGATACTCGATCAGTATTTTTCTGGTGAATTATCATCCCCCGCACTACAGGACTTATGGAAAAGTACTCTCCCTGAGTGGGCAAAACATTGCTCTGTAACCGAACGCAGGGCGGATGATGCCGAAAACGAGATTAACAAATTAAAATTACTCCGTTTCTTTCAGGACCGGGTTGGAGATATCTTCGACGGAGTTATTACCGGCATTCTGGAATTCGGGTTTTTTGTCCAGCTCGATAAATACCTCCTGGAAGGACTTGTCCATATCCGTACCCTCTCGGATGACATATACCGGATAGACAAAAAGAATATGGCACTTGTTGGTATCAGGAGCAAAAAGATGTACAGAATCGGAGATACCCTGAGAGTAAAGATCTATAAGATAGATTTTCTAAAAAGAGAAATAGATTTTATCCATTACGATAGCCGCAAGTAG
- a CDS encoding HD domain-containing protein — MPRTYISYLKNGDTVEDTFLVLKKEVKETKGKKLYLSLQLTDKTGYIEARRWDATPELCDSFEKDNFISIKGKVETFNGTLQINITELTRIAPENVQMSEFVPSTENDIPKMLDELKEIIATIQDPYLSKLLNAFFTDESFCKVFSTVPAAMQNHHAFLGGLLEHVLSVATMAISLSKHYPMIKRDLLITGVILHDIGKTRELSYERSFQYTDEGQLTGHLISGVLMVYEKALKIEGFPPDLLNVLFHLILSHHGEHEWGSPVKPGTPEAIALHHLDNLDAKMQAAAKAVLEHKDTSSSWTEYVKMFERRLYKK; from the coding sequence ATGCCCAGAACATATATCTCTTACCTTAAAAACGGCGATACCGTAGAAGACACATTCCTTGTATTGAAGAAAGAAGTTAAGGAAACAAAAGGGAAAAAACTTTATCTCAGTCTGCAATTAACAGATAAAACCGGCTATATTGAAGCCAGGCGGTGGGATGCAACACCCGAGCTTTGTGATAGTTTTGAGAAAGACAATTTTATTTCTATAAAGGGTAAGGTTGAAACCTTCAATGGAACCTTGCAAATTAACATTACAGAACTTACCCGCATCGCTCCGGAAAATGTGCAAATGAGCGAATTTGTTCCCAGTACTGAAAACGATATTCCAAAAATGCTGGATGAACTGAAGGAAATCATTGCGACAATTCAGGACCCTTACCTTTCAAAACTGCTGAACGCATTCTTTACCGATGAATCTTTCTGCAAGGTATTTTCTACAGTGCCTGCTGCCATGCAGAATCACCATGCTTTCCTGGGGGGATTACTGGAGCATGTGCTTTCTGTTGCTACTATGGCAATCAGCCTTTCAAAACACTATCCAATGATAAAGAGGGATTTATTGATCACGGGGGTTATTTTACATGATATTGGAAAGACACGGGAATTGTCATATGAACGCAGTTTTCAATATACCGATGAAGGACAACTCACCGGGCATCTTATTTCAGGCGTTCTTATGGTCTATGAAAAAGCACTAAAAATTGAGGGATTCCCTCCGGATCTGCTCAATGTCCTCTTTCATTTGATACTAAGCCATCACGGTGAACATGAGTGGGGATCGCCAGTAAAGCCAGGCACACCTGAGGCCATAGCCCTGCACCACCTGGATAACCTGGATGCAAAGATGCAGGCTGCAGCAAAGGCAGTACTTGAGCATAAAGATACCAGTAGCTCATGGACAGAATACGTCAAAATGTTTGAAAGAAGGCTTTATAAAAAATAA
- a CDS encoding ATP-binding protein, translated as MFFNKKEIILNINKIIFSSLDIRDVYQTMSRELLKVIDFDRLSVTHITEDNNLYETFVLSKDYEYTDLKEGVFYPMEGSLMKRVVQFREPVIVEDTSKGRFLTDAILYKEGICSRLGFPLKYKEQVIGSVNFGSKRKNYYSKKHIDFLLKIAPQLAMAIENTRLFNKIKEAEKKYRTVIENSPDIIFECSKKGEFSLMSPSVEKITGYPLNRFYNNRGYGLSLCHPDDKERVLSEIQGVLSGTTGSLLNLEFRIIHKQGQVAWLSLEVLPIIQENTIVGIEGFCRDITERKRLDELKDNLIRDVTHELKTPVAKIEMALDMFRRSLLSGNKSIPGRECQIDDILKNNINRLKNAIKNILDISKLEAGMEPLRLSDISLAELSKIIVNELGKEAEKKGNIFTCEIPSDIPAIRADREKIHHLMFHLADNAIKFTEKGKIRISARQIPHGVELTVEDTGKGLEGGIRERIFDKFYKEAPSMYGSGIGLAICKNIVQIHKGKIWAESEGKGKGTRFKVVLPING; from the coding sequence ATGTTTTTTAATAAAAAAGAAATAATCCTCAATATCAATAAAATTATCTTTTCAAGTCTGGACATCCGTGATGTCTACCAGACCATGAGCAGGGAACTTTTAAAGGTAATTGACTTTGACAGGCTCAGCGTTACCCATATCACCGAAGATAATAATTTATACGAAACCTTTGTGTTATCAAAAGATTACGAATATACCGACCTGAAAGAAGGTGTCTTTTACCCTATGGAAGGAAGCCTCATGAAAAGAGTGGTTCAGTTCCGTGAGCCGGTCATTGTCGAAGATACATCAAAAGGCCGATTCCTCACCGATGCCATACTCTATAAAGAAGGTATTTGTTCAAGGTTGGGGTTTCCGCTTAAGTATAAAGAACAGGTAATAGGTAGTGTAAATTTTGGAAGTAAACGGAAAAACTATTATTCAAAAAAACATATTGATTTTCTCTTAAAAATAGCCCCTCAGCTTGCTATGGCAATTGAAAATACAAGGCTTTTTAACAAGATTAAGGAAGCAGAAAAAAAGTACAGAACGGTTATCGAGAATTCCCCAGACATCATCTTTGAATGTTCAAAAAAGGGAGAATTCTCCTTAATGAGTCCTTCGGTAGAAAAGATTACCGGCTATCCGTTAAATCGGTTTTATAACAATCGCGGATATGGACTCTCACTCTGTCATCCTGATGATAAGGAAAGAGTACTGTCTGAAATACAAGGGGTATTGAGTGGAACAACCGGTAGTTTACTCAATCTGGAGTTTCGTATCATTCACAAACAAGGGCAGGTTGCGTGGCTTTCTCTTGAGGTGCTTCCTATCATTCAGGAAAATACCATCGTTGGTATTGAAGGTTTTTGCCGTGATATCACGGAAAGAAAAAGATTAGACGAATTGAAAGACAACCTTATTCGTGATGTTACTCATGAATTAAAAACCCCGGTCGCCAAAATAGAAATGGCCCTGGATATGTTTCGCCGTTCCCTTTTGTCAGGAAACAAAAGCATTCCGGGGAGGGAATGCCAGATTGATGATATCCTGAAAAACAACATTAACCGTTTAAAAAATGCAATTAAAAATATATTAGACATATCCAAGCTGGAGGCCGGAATGGAACCACTACGCCTCTCTGATATTTCTCTTGCAGAATTATCAAAAATAATCGTCAATGAGTTAGGGAAAGAGGCGGAGAAAAAAGGGAATATCTTTACCTGCGAGATACCTTCTGATATTCCTGCAATAAGAGCAGACCGTGAGAAGATACATCATCTGATGTTTCACCTTGCTGATAATGCCATAAAGTTCACAGAAAAAGGAAAGATTCGTATATCGGCAAGGCAAATTCCCCATGGGGTAGAGCTAACGGTTGAAGACACAGGCAAGGGCCTGGAAGGGGGAATACGGGAACGTATATTCGATAAGTTTTATAAAGAAGCCCCTTCCATGTATGGATCAGGTATAGGTCTTGCCATTTGCAAAAATATTGTACAGATTCACAAAGGAAAGATCTGGGCCGAATCGGAAGGAAAAGGCAAAGGTACCCGGTTTAAGGTTGTTCTCCCAATTAATGGATAA
- a CDS encoding molybdopterin-dependent oxidoreductase translates to MDFRLKVYGFVENPAELSLKEIKAMGKQEQITMHHCIQGWTVIAQWAGLPVARLAELVRPLPEAKICVFHSFGEGLYGGGGITRHKR, encoded by the coding sequence GTGGATTTCAGGCTCAAGGTGTACGGATTTGTTGAAAACCCTGCAGAGCTTTCCCTGAAAGAGATAAAGGCCATGGGGAAACAAGAGCAGATTACAATGCACCATTGCATTCAAGGCTGGACTGTGATTGCCCAGTGGGCAGGCCTGCCGGTGGCCAGGCTGGCTGAACTGGTAAGACCTCTGCCTGAGGCAAAAATCTGTGTTTTCCACTCTTTCGGTGAAGGTTTGTATGGTGGGGGGGGTATTACGAGACACAAACGATAA
- a CDS encoding O-acetyl-ADP-ribose deacetylase, with protein sequence MLNITVNKSILELVVGDITKQDTDAVVNAANISLLGGGGVDGAIHKAGGPKILDECKKLGGCPTGEARITTGGDLKARYVIHTVGPVYHDGKRQEAELLANAYKNSLRLASQYKLRSVAFPSISTGAYGYPVHEAARIALKTVIDYLNDHTDVELVRFVLFSQKPYQEYEKALRELTK encoded by the coding sequence ATGTTAAACATCACAGTCAATAAATCAATCTTAGAACTTGTCGTGGGCGATATTACAAAACAGGATACGGATGCCGTTGTAAATGCTGCAAATATAAGCCTGCTGGGTGGGGGCGGTGTAGACGGTGCAATCCATAAGGCAGGCGGGCCAAAAATACTTGATGAATGCAAGAAACTGGGTGGCTGCCCAACTGGAGAGGCTCGTATTACCACAGGAGGAGATCTGAAGGCGCGGTATGTAATCCATACAGTAGGACCTGTTTATCATGATGGTAAAAGGCAGGAAGCAGAACTCCTGGCAAATGCTTATAAGAACAGCCTCAGGCTCGCCTCTCAATACAAACTCAGAAGTGTGGCCTTTCCGTCTATAAGCACAGGTGCTTATGGATATCCGGTTCATGAGGCTGCCAGGATTGCCTTAAAAACAGTAATAGATTATTTAAATGACCATACCGATGTCGAACTGGTGCGTTTTGTCCTTTTTAGCCAGAAACCATATCAGGAATACGAGAAAGCCCTGCGGGAACTCACAAAATAA